Proteins from one Bufo gargarizans isolate SCDJY-AF-19 chromosome 8, ASM1485885v1, whole genome shotgun sequence genomic window:
- the ATIC gene encoding bifunctional purine biosynthesis protein ATIC — MAELALFSVSDKAGLVEFAQRLSALGLSLVASGGTAQCLRDAGLTVRDVSELTGFPEMLGGRVKTLHPAVHGGILARSSPEDQGDLTRLGFTYVRVVVCNLYPFVKTVSAPGVTVEEAVEQIDIGGVTLLRAAAKNHARVTVLCDPSDYNSIADEMEKSDLKDTTLERRCQLALKAFTHTAQYDDAISDYFRKQYSKGVSQLPLRYGINPHQVPAQIFTRGPRLPLTVLNGSPGFINLCDALNGWQLVRELKTAVGLPAATSFKHVSPAGAAVGVPLTEEEAKVCMVHDLYATLTPLATAYARARGSDRMSSFGDFIAISDVCDVPTAKIISREVSDGIIAPGYDEEALKILSKKKNGSYCVLQVDPTYEPDSAEIRTIFGLQLEQRKNDAVVDSSLFSNVVTAKKELPESAIRDLTVATIALKYTQSNSVCYAKDGQVVGMGAGQQSRIHCTRLAGDKADNWWLRHHPRVLGMKFKAGVKRADISNAIDQYVSGTLEKEELEQWKSLYEQPPELLTPEEKRQWISTLTGVSLSSDAFFPFRDNVERARKSGVQFIAAPSGSAADKLIMEACDELGIVLAHTNLRLFHH; from the exons CTCTCTTCAGTGTGTCGGATAAGGCTGGGCTTGTGGAATTTGCCCAACGGTTGAGCgctcttggtctttctttggtGGCCTCTGGTGGAACCGCACAATGTTTGCGTGATGCCGGACTCACTGTCAG AGATGTGTCTGAACTCACTGGCTTTCCAGAGATGCTGGGGGGACGCGTGAAGACCCTTCATCCCGCAGTGCATGGAG GTATCCTGGCAAGGAGCTCCCCTGAGGACCAGGGAGACCTTACCAGATTGGGGTTTACCTATGTCAG AGTGGTTGTCTGCAACCTGTATCCCTTTGTGAAGACCGTGTCTGCACCTGGAGTGACGGTGGAGGAAGCTGTTGAGCAGATAGATATTG GCGGTGTAACATTACTTCGTGCAGCTGCCAAAAACCATGCACGGGTCACTGTCCTGTGTGATCCCAGCGATTACAACAGTATAGCCgatgaaatggaaaaatctgATCTGAAGGACACAACCCTAGAGAGACGATGCCAACTGGCTCTCAAG GCTTTTACTCACACAGCACAGTATGATGATGCCATCTCGGATTACTTCCGTAAGCAGTATAGTAAGGGTGTATCCCAGCTTCCCCTGCGATACGGAATCAACCCTCACCAGGTGCCCGCTCAGATCTTCACTCGTGGACCACGGCTTCCATTGACTG TACTGAATGGATCTCCAGGGTTTATTAATCTGTGTGATGCACTGAACGGCTGGCAGCTGGTGAGAGAGTTAAAAACTGCTGTAGGTCTCCCTGCAGCCACCTCTTTCAAACACGTGAGCCCTGCAG GTGCTGCTGTTGGAGTTCCATTGACAGAAGAGGAGGCTAAAGTGTGCATGGTACATGACCTATATGCCACCCTTACTCCTTTGGCAACTGCCTACGCAAGAGCCAGAG GTTCTGACAGGATGTCGTCTTTTGGTGACTTTATTGCCATTTCTGATGTGTGTGATGTTCCCACTGCAAAAATAATCTCCAGAGAG GTTTCTGATGGTATTATAGCTCCAGGCTATGATGAAGAGGCTCTGAAAATCCTCTCCAAAAAGAAGAATGGAAGTTATTGTGTCTTGCAG GTGGATCCGACTTACGAACCAGATAGTGCAGAGATTCGAACCATCTTTGGCTTGCAACTGGAACAGAGGAAAAATGATGCGGTGGTAGACAGCTCGCTTTTCAGCAATGTGgtcacagcaaagaaagag ctCCCTGAGTCTGCCATCAGAGATCTGACTGTAGCCACAATTGCCCTGAAATAtacccagtctaattctgtgtgctATGCCAAGGACGGACAG GTGGTGGGAATGGGTGCTGGGCAACAGTCCCGCATACATTGCACCCGGCTTGCTGGGGACAAAGCTGATAACTGGTGGCTGCGGCACCACCCACGTGTCTTGGGAATGAAGTTTAAAGCTGGTGTGAAGAGAGCTGATATTTCTAATGCCATTGACCAATATGTGAGCGGTACGCTCGAAAAG GAGGAGCTCGAGCAGTGGAAGTCCCTGTATGAGCAGCCCCCAGAACTGCTAACCCCAGAAGAGAAGAGGCAGTGGATCTCTACCTTGACTGGTGTTTCCCTGAGCTCTGATGCATTTTTCCCATTCAGAGACAATGTGGAGCGGGCAAGGAAG